A genomic region of Pseudomonas sp. KU43P contains the following coding sequences:
- a CDS encoding S8 family peptidase — protein sequence MATYKHLSFERENLDNARRTKNPPKFAKRGDLRGHGQKLNGYFATAAGIARQQIKSAENSPFVLKLQYDGAMTFENLQKHGLEFISQEGKQVCVVFATEQGLAVFQDHLNKLGVLGQTVSYKQILEAIEGIDAWSAEDRKSWALRNLGLPDGENFKLDVELWPHYVMNHPARIRLVTGFEKWLEESGIQTVHKLNYDSLVMYRVETTQAQADLLLNHSDVRLVDRIPQTGITYAQLNRDISELPGNIPQPALEAARVCILDSGINTNHPLLRSAIAESESFVEGQDEFDEVGHGTAVAGIALYGDVEACDRSNYWRPEFWLYNGKVMRKCPDTENPIYDEHTVEATLTEAVEHFVGLGCRIFNLSLGNSNAPYDGSHVRGLAYILDVLARKHNVLFVVSTGNFMGSSDPAVPINSWREEYPEYLLHETSVIIDPAPAMNVLTVGSIARHDATVDSQRYPEIHQLSPSCENQPSPFTRHGPSVKGALKPELVAHGGNLACPVHFRNSQWKTEMRGLGVLTLNYQFQGNTLFKEICGTSFSAPYITYLSGRLLNEYPDASANLLRAMLVNHASLPSEIETTFSDEMRKGYKVNKATYNREISRDVAGYGQVNESDLFRSSDHCVVLMCEETIEKDACQFFELPLPASYLRKARGLRELSVTLAYSPAVRTTRLDYLATQISYRLVKGKSLDEVQAHFNKENQDEAETRNDDAATNRDISAQLRSRGTVQSSKWTFKQRNPDEKWFVVVIRQDREWNHPDVLVEEPYALVVTVSDRDNEQAQLYTEIQATLALQLQTREEARQRAAI from the coding sequence ATGGCAACGTACAAGCACCTGAGCTTTGAGCGCGAAAATCTCGACAATGCCCGCCGGACAAAAAATCCGCCAAAGTTCGCCAAACGAGGTGACTTGCGCGGGCATGGTCAAAAGCTGAACGGCTACTTCGCCACTGCCGCAGGCATTGCGCGCCAGCAAATTAAGTCCGCAGAAAACTCCCCTTTCGTGCTTAAGTTGCAGTATGACGGCGCGATGACCTTCGAAAATCTCCAAAAGCATGGCTTGGAGTTCATCAGTCAGGAAGGCAAGCAGGTGTGCGTCGTGTTCGCCACCGAGCAGGGCTTAGCGGTTTTCCAAGACCACCTGAACAAGCTCGGCGTCCTGGGTCAAACCGTAAGCTATAAGCAGATTCTCGAAGCCATCGAGGGTATTGATGCCTGGTCTGCAGAGGATAGGAAGAGCTGGGCGCTGCGCAATCTTGGCCTCCCAGATGGCGAGAACTTTAAGCTGGATGTTGAGCTATGGCCTCACTACGTCATGAATCATCCAGCGCGGATTCGCCTCGTCACGGGTTTTGAGAAATGGTTGGAAGAGTCTGGTATCCAGACTGTGCACAAGCTGAATTACGACAGCTTGGTCATGTATCGCGTTGAAACTACTCAGGCGCAGGCTGACCTGCTTTTGAATCACAGCGATGTGCGTCTGGTCGATCGGATACCGCAGACCGGCATCACTTATGCCCAGCTGAACCGAGATATATCTGAGCTTCCAGGCAACATTCCGCAACCTGCCCTCGAAGCAGCACGAGTATGCATTCTCGACAGTGGGATCAACACCAACCATCCACTTCTTAGATCCGCAATTGCCGAGAGTGAATCATTCGTTGAAGGCCAAGACGAATTCGATGAAGTGGGGCACGGTACCGCTGTAGCCGGCATCGCTCTGTATGGTGACGTTGAAGCTTGTGACCGCAGTAACTACTGGCGGCCGGAGTTTTGGCTCTATAACGGCAAGGTCATGCGGAAATGCCCAGATACCGAGAATCCTATTTACGACGAGCACACCGTTGAGGCCACTCTGACGGAGGCTGTTGAGCACTTCGTAGGTTTAGGGTGCAGAATTTTCAACCTTTCATTGGGGAACAGTAATGCTCCCTATGACGGCAGCCACGTTCGCGGGTTGGCTTACATCCTGGATGTGCTTGCGCGTAAGCACAACGTCCTGTTCGTAGTCTCGACCGGTAATTTCATGGGGTCATCTGACCCTGCTGTACCTATCAATAGCTGGCGCGAAGAGTACCCCGAGTACCTGTTGCACGAGACCAGCGTCATCATTGATCCAGCACCGGCAATGAACGTGCTAACGGTCGGGAGTATTGCTCGACACGATGCTACCGTGGACAGTCAGCGTTATCCTGAAATTCATCAGCTATCTCCTTCCTGTGAGAATCAGCCATCGCCATTCACGCGTCATGGCCCGTCGGTTAAAGGCGCGTTGAAGCCGGAGCTGGTGGCTCATGGAGGAAACCTGGCGTGCCCGGTGCATTTCAGGAATAGCCAGTGGAAGACGGAAATGCGCGGCCTGGGTGTTCTGACCTTGAACTACCAGTTTCAGGGCAATACGCTGTTCAAAGAAATCTGCGGTACGAGCTTCTCTGCCCCCTACATCACCTACCTTTCCGGCCGTTTACTCAATGAATATCCGGACGCCTCGGCTAACTTGCTTCGAGCGATGCTGGTGAATCATGCCTCGCTGCCGAGCGAGATTGAGACCACTTTCTCTGACGAAATGAGGAAGGGATACAAGGTCAACAAAGCCACCTATAACCGTGAGATTTCTCGCGACGTTGCCGGCTATGGGCAGGTGAACGAAAGCGATTTGTTCCGATCCTCGGATCACTGCGTCGTGCTAATGTGCGAGGAGACGATTGAAAAAGACGCCTGTCAGTTCTTCGAGTTGCCACTGCCAGCGTCTTATCTGCGCAAAGCGAGAGGGCTGAGGGAATTGAGCGTGACTCTCGCTTATTCGCCAGCTGTGAGAACCACGCGGTTGGATTATCTTGCCACGCAGATTAGCTACAGGTTGGTCAAAGGTAAGTCGCTTGATGAAGTGCAGGCTCACTTCAACAAGGAAAACCAGGACGAAGCAGAGACACGAAATGACGATGCAGCGACCAATCGGGATATCTCTGCGCAGCTGAGAAGCAGAGGCACTGTGCAGTCCTCAAAATGGACCTTTAAGCAGCGCAATCCGGACGAGAAGTGGTTCGTGGTGGTAATTCGCCAGGATCGGGAGTGGAATCATCCGGATGTGCTGGTTGAAGAGCCCTACGCGCTTGTAGTGACGGTGTCAGACCGCGATAACGAGCAGGCACAATTATACACCGAGATTCAAGCCACCCTGGCTCTGCAGTTGCAGACAAGAGAGGAGGCACGTCAGCGGGCCGCGATATAG
- a CDS encoding helix-turn-helix domain-containing protein: MELNDAVGQALRNARLRKGFTQEDFGSISSRTYISSLERGMKAVTVNKLTSIAEMIGVHPLSILAESFLLQSGGNLDELLARVRGEILDKG; the protein is encoded by the coding sequence ATGGAACTGAATGATGCTGTAGGTCAGGCATTACGCAATGCTCGCCTCCGCAAGGGCTTTACCCAAGAGGACTTCGGCAGCATCAGCAGTCGAACCTACATTAGCTCCCTGGAGCGAGGTATGAAAGCTGTAACGGTCAACAAGCTGACCTCAATTGCAGAAATGATCGGCGTGCACCCACTTAGCATCTTGGCCGAAAGTTTTTTGCTGCAATCTGGAGGCAATTTGGACGAACTATTGGCTCGCGTTAGGGGGGAAATTCTTGACAAGGGCTGA